The window CAACGGCCCGCGCCACATCGGCCACGTCTCCGGGTTCGGAGTGCCCTCCGACGTATTCAGCCGGTACATGCGGATGGCGGGTCATGACGTGCTCATGGTCTCCGGCACCGACGAACACGGCACCCCGATCCAGGTGCAGGCCGACAAGGAGGGGGTCAGCCCGCGTGAGCTGGCCGACCGGTACAACCGGGTGATCGTCGAGGACCTGCACGGGCTCGGCCTCTCCTACGACCTGTTCACGCGCACCACGACCGGGAACCACTACGCCGTGGTGCAGGAGCTGTTCGAGGGGCTGCACCGCAACGGCTACATCGTGCCCAAGGTGACCATGGGGGCCATCTCCCCGTCCACCGGCCGTACCCTGCCCGACCGTTACATCGAGGGCACCTGCCCGATCTGCGGGTACGACAGCGCGCGGGGCGACCAGTGCGACAACTGCGGCAACCAGCTCGACCCGATCGACCTGATCAACCCCCGCTCCAAGATCAACGGCGAGACGCCGGAGTTCATCGAGACCGAGCACTTCTTCCTCGACCTGCCCGCCTTCGCCGAGTCGCTCGCCCGGTGGCTCGACACCCGCGAGGGCTGGCGGACGAACGTACTGCGGTTCTCCAAGAACCTGCTGGGCGACCTCCAGCCCCGGGCGATCACCCGGGACCTGGAGTGGGGCGTACCGATTCCGCTCGACGGCTGGCGCGACCGCAACGACAAGCGGATCTACGTCTGGTTCGACGCGGTCATCGGTTACCTCTCCGCCTCGATCGAGTGGGCCCGCCGCTCCGGCGACCCGCAGGCGTGGCGGCGCTGGTGGGCGGCGGACGGCGAGGGCAAGGACGCCACCGGTTACTACTTCATGGGCAAGGACAACATCGTCTTCCACTCGGTGATCTGGCCGGCGCTGCTGCTCGGCTACTCCGGCGAGGGCGACCGCGACGGCACCCCGGGCGAGCTGGGCCGGCTCAACCTGCCGACCGAGGTGGTCTCCAGCGAGTTCCTGACCATGGAGGGACGCAAGTTCTCCTCGTCCCGCCAGGTGGTCATCTACGTCCGCGACTTCCTCGAACGGTACGACGCCGACGCGCTGCGCTACTTCATCGCCGTCGCCGGGCCGGAGAGCAACGACACCGACTTCACCTGGGCCGAGTTCCTCCGGCGCAACAACGACGAGCTGGTCGCCGGCTGGGGCAACCTGGTCAACCGGTCGATCTCGATGGCGGCGAAGAACTTCGGCGCGATCCCGCCGGTCGACCCGGCCGGGCTCACCGAGGCGGACGAGGCGATGCTCGCGGTCGCGCGTACGGGCTTCACCACGGTCGGGAACCTGATCGAGCGGCACCGGCAGAAGGCGGCGATCGGCGAGGCGATGCGGGTGGTCGGCGAGGCGAACAAGTACCTCTCCGAGCAGGCGCCGTGGAAGCTCAAGGGCGAGGACCAGAAAGCCCGGATGGGCACCATCCTGCACGTCGCCCTCCAGGTGGTGAGCGACGCCAACACCCTGCTCACCCCGTTCCTGCCGCACTCCGCGCAGCAGGTGCACGAGCTGCTCGGCGGCACCGGCGTACACGCGCCGATGCCCTCGATCGTGCAGGTGGACGACCTTGACGGCGGGCCGTCGTACCCGGTGCTGACCGGTGACTACACGGTCGGCGCCCGGTGGGAGTCGACCCCGATCGAGGCCGGGCGCCCGCTCGCCACGCCGAAGCCGGTGTTCCGCAAGCTCGATCCGTCGATCGTGGACGAGGAACTCGCCCGCTTCGGCGACTGACCGCCCCGGCCGCCGGCCGTTGCCCGTACGACAGCACGTGTACCGCCGGGTCCACGTCGTCCAGCCCCGTGCCGGGACGATGCGGACCCGGCGGCGTGTGCCGACCCCGCGCTTCGGGAACCCCCTCCCGAGGAGGCGTACGGGTCGGTCTGTCGACGGCTTGCCGGCCGACTGCTCACAGCCTGCCCGACCGACCTGGCACAACCCTCGCGGAATTCTTGAATCCGCTGGTCAGAGCGGCTCGGACGAGTCCAGTTTGGCGGCGACGTCCTCGGCCTCCGGGTGCCCGATGTCGAGGAGGATCGTCCGGGCCTGCCGCCAGGCGGCTCGGGCCGCGACCGGGTCACCACCGGCGAGCCGGGTGTCGCCGAGATGGTGCAGTGCCTCGGCCTCGCCGTACCGGGTGCCCAGCGTCCGGGCCAGGTCGATGGCGTGCTGGAAACACGCGGCGGCCCGGGTGTAGTCGCCGGTGTGGTGGTGGACGAAGCCGAGGCTGTCCCAGGTGTTCGCCTCGCCCACCCGGTTGCCGATCTCCTCGTGCAGGACCAGGGCCTTCTCGCAGTAGTCCAGTGCCTGCGGGTAGTCCCCGACCTGTGCGTAGTGCCACCCGGTGTTGTTCAGCGCGTTGGCCTCGCCGCTCTGGTGCCCGGTGGCCCGGTACAGGTCCAGCGAGAGCAGGTCGTGCCGGATCGCCTCGTGGAGTTCACCCTGCTGCTGGTAGACCATGCTCAGGTTGAGGTGCGTGTGCGCCTGTCCCACGTGGTCACCGAGCAGGCCCAGCAGGTCGAACGCCTCCCGCAGGTGCCGATGGGCGTCCGGGTAGCGGCCGAGCAGGGTGTACGCCCGCGCCAGGTCCCGGTGCGAGATCGCCTGCATCGGCAGGTCCCCGAGGCGCGCCGCCGACGCCAGCGCGGCGTGCTGGATGGCGAGCCGGTCGTGCCAGTGCCCGCGCCGGTCGAAGTACGTGACCATGGACCAGGCCAGTTGCCAGGCCCGGGTGTCGAACCCGTGCTCGGCGGCCTGCCCGATGACCGCCACCAGCACCGGGTGCTCGGCGGTCAGCCAACCCATCGCCGCCTCGTAGTCGTCCGGGCGCTCGACCGCGACGTCCCGGCCCGGCGGATCCGGGTCGATCGGGTCCCGGTGCGGGTCGAGCAACTGCGCCGCCCGGTACGCGGTGTGCAGGTAGTGCTCGATCAGCCGTCGCAGGGCCCGGTGCCGCTCCGGCTCCGGATCGTCGGCCTGCCCGAGTTCGGTCGCGTACGCGCGCAGCAGGTCGTGGCAGGCGTACCGGCCGGGTGACTGCTCGGCGATCAGGTGCGCCCGGGAGAGTTCGGCCAGCAGCGGGCGTACCCGGTTGATCGGCAGTCCGGCCAGGCTGGCCACCGCGGGCACCGAGATGTCCGGGCCCGGATGCAGCCCCAGCAGCCGGAACACCCGTGCCGCGGGCGGGCTGATCGCCCGGTACGACCAGGACAGGGCGGCCCGTACGTCGAGCAGTGGGTCGCCGCTGTCGAAGGCGTCCAGGGCGCCGTCCGGGTTGTGCAACTCGGCGGCGAGGTCGGCCAGCGGGAAGCCGGGATGGGACGCGGCCCGCGCGGCGACCACGGCGAGCGCCAGGGACAGCCGGGCGCAGCCGGCGACGATCCGGTCGACCGCCTCCGGTTCGGCGCTCACCCGTTCGATGCCGAGCCGGCCGGCCAGCAGCGCGCGGGACTCGTCGGCGGTGAGCAGGTCCAGGGTCAGGGATCGGGCGGCCTCGGTGGCGACCAGCCCGGACATCTGGTTGCGGCTGGTGACCAGGACCAGGCAGCCGGCTCCGCCGGGCAACAGTGGACGGACCTGTTCGGCGTCGCGGGCGTTGTCCAGGACGATCAGCATCCGTTTTTCCGCGACCAGGCTCCGGTACAGCCCGATCTGCGCGTCCAGATCGGTCGGCACCGAACCCGCCGGTACGCCGAGCGCGTCCAGGATGCCGCGGACCGCCGTCGAGGGTGGCACCGCCGTTGCCGCCGGTTCGAAACCGCGCAGGTTGACCCAGAGCTGACCGTCCGGGAAGCGCCAGAGGTTGTCGTGCGCCCAGCGCGACACCAACCAGGTCTTGCCCACCCCGCCGGTGCCGCAGATGACCCAGAGCCGGGTGTCGTCCGGGGTGGTGAGCGCGACCAGTTCGGCGGACCGCCCGATGAACAGCGGTGGGCGGGCGGGTAGTTGCCGGGGTACCGGTGCCCTGGTGGCCGCCGGCTCGATGGTGGTGGGCGGTGGGTCGAGCGACGGCTCCGCCTCCAGGATCTGCCGCTGCCGCGCCTGCAACGCGGGTCCCGGGTCGGTGCCCAGTTCGTCTACGAGGAGTTGCCGGGTGCGCTGGTAGTGGGCGAGGGCGTCGGCCTGCCGGCCGGACCGGTACAGCGCGAGCATGAGCTGGCCGGCGAGCCGCTCGTCCAGCGGGTGGCTGCGGGCGAGGGTCGACAGTTCGGGCAGCATGCGGGCGTGCTGTCCGAGCCGCAGCGCCGCTTCGGCACGCTCCAGTTCGGCGCCGAACCGCTCCTGGGCCAGGGTCTCGCGAAGCGAGTTCAGCCAGGGGGTGTCCAGTTCGGCGAACGCCTCGCCGCGCCACAGGCCGAGGGCCTCGTCCAGCAGCGCCAGCGCCTGCTCGTCGCCGGCCGACCGGGCCTGCCCGATGAGGTGCCGGAAGTGGTGCAGGTCCACAGCGGACGGGCTGACCGTGAGCAGGTATCCGCCGGACTGGCGGGAGATGGTGACCCCGTCGGCCTCGACCAGGCACCGGCGCAGCCGGGACAGGTAACTGTAGAGCGCCGACCTGGCCCGCTGCGGGGACTGCTCGTCCCACACCCGGTAGAGCAACTGGTCGACCGGGACGGTCCGGTTCGCCTCGATCAGCAGGGCGGCCAGCACTGTCCGCTGTCGGGCGTGGCCGAGGTCGACCGGGAGGCCACCGACACGGGCCTCAACGTCGCCGAGCAGCCGGAACTCAACTGCCAACTGGCTGCCCCCCGGCATGTGTCGATATTCGTGTCAGCCGGCATGACCAGCCGATTCAAGAATCCTACAAGCTTCCCTGCAGACCGATCGTCCACTGTCGACGCCCGGCGTACGCGGGGGCTCTAGAAGCCGGCCACGTAGCTGTTGGTGGCCTCGACCGCGCCCTGGGCGAGCGTCGCCGCCTCGTGCAGGCGCTGCTTGGCCTGTTCGAGCCGGACCAGTGCCTCGGCGACCTGGGCGTGGTTCGCGCCGCTGGTGATGCCGCGCAGCAGCGCGGAGGTCCGGTCCATCGAATCGGCGATGGACCGGATGGTCGCCGCCTGCTGGGTCGTCTCGTTGGTGAACCGGCCGATGCCGGCCTTGACCTCTTCCACCGATGCCATCTCCGCATCCCTCCCCATCGCCGGGCGCCACTGGACGTGACGGGGCCGACCGTACCGGAGCGTGACGGTCGGTTCGGGCCGACGCAGCCGGGGACGGCCACGGAGACGCAGGCCACAGGATCGGCGCCGGAAGGGGGCTTGCGCATCGAAGATTAGGTCAGGCTAACCTAACCCGGTGTCAACCGAGGTTGCTCTCCCCATCGCCGTACCGCCCCAGCCGCCACCGCAGCAGTCGCCGTCACTGCGCCGGGCGGCGGTCGGCTGGCGCCTGACCGGGCTGGTGGTCGCGCTCGCGGTTGTTGTCCTGGTGGCACTGACGAGCCTCGCCGTCGGGGCCAAACCGATCGCCTTCGACACCGTCGTCCACCAGCTCCTGCACTACGACGGATCCGACGACGGGGTGATCGTCCGCAGCCTACGCATCCCCCGTACGCTGCTCGGACTCGCCGTCGGGGCGGCACTCGGGCTGGCCGGGGCACTGATGCAGGCGCTCACCCGCAACCCGCTCGCCGACCCCGGACTGCTCGGCGTCAACGCGGGCGCGGCCGCCGCCGTGGTCACCGCGATCGGCGTCCTCGGCGTCACCAGCCCCCTGGGGTACGTCTGGTTCGCCCTGCTCGGCGCCGCCCTCGCCGCCACCGTCGTCTACCTGCTCGGCTCCCGTGGGCGCAGCGCCGCCACCGCCGTCCGGCTGACCCTCGCCGGTACGGCGATCACCGCCGCCCTCACCGGGTACATCTCCGGACTGGTCCTGCTCGACCCGCAGACCTTCAACGGATACCGGTTCTGGTCCGTCGGCAGCCTCGCCGGCCGGGACGCGTCCGTACTCACCGCGGTCGGCCCGTTCCTCCTGGTCGGCGCGGCGTGCGCACTCGCCCTGGCCCGGCCACTGAACGCACTCGCCCTCGGCGAGGAGAGCGGCCGGGCACTCGGCGCACACCTCGGCCGTACCCGGGCAGTCGGGGTGGTCGCGGTGACCCTGCTCTGCGGTGCGGCGACCGCCGCCCTCGGACCCGTCGCGTTCGTCGGCCTGACCATCCCGCACATCGCGCGGGCCCTGGTCGGCCCGGACCAGCGCTGGATCCTGCCCTACTCGATGGTCCTCGCCCCGATCCTGCTGCTCGGCGCCGACATCATCGGCCGGGTCATCGCCCGGCCCGGCGAGGTCGAGGTCGGCATCGTCACCGCCTTCCTCGGCGCACCCGTGCTGGTCGCGCTCGTCCGCCGGACCCGGGTGGCCCAGCCATGACCGCCGCACCACCCGAACCCGCCACCGTGCCCGTCCCGCCGCGCACCCCACTGCCGCCGACCCGGCGGGTACGGGCCCTCGGCGGGCGGATCACCCTCCGGGTCGACCGCCGTTCGGTGCTCGTCTGCGCCACGCTGGCCCTGGTGGTCGTCGTGGTCGCGGTGTTCACCCTCGGCACCGGCGACTACCCGATCCCGGCCGTCGACGTGGTCCGCACCCTGCTCGGCCACGGCACCCCCGCGCAGGACTTCATCGTGCAGACCCTCCGGCTGCCGCGACTGCTCACCGCCGTACTCGTCGGGGTGGCGCTCGGTATCGGCGGGGCGCTGTTCCAGAGCATGTCGCGCAACCCCCTCGGCAGCCCCGACATCGTCGGCTTCGACACCGGGGCCGCGACCGGCGCACTGGTGGTGATCCTGCTCATCGGTGGCGACGGCGCACAGGTCGCCCTCGGCGCGGTGATCGGCGGAATCGCCACCGCGATGCTCGTCTACCTGCTCGCGGCCAAGCGCGGCACCCCCGGGTTCCGGCTCATCCTGATCGGCATCGCGATCGGCGCGCTGCTGCTCGCCGTCAACTCGTACCTGATCACCCGCGCCGAGCTGACCGACGCCCGCCAGGCCCATCTCTGGCTCACCGGCAGTCTCGACGGTCGGGGCTGGGAACAGGTACGACCACTCGCCGTCGTCGTACTCGTCCTGCTGCCGTTGGCCGTGATGCTCGGCCGGGGCCTGCGGATGCTCGAACTCGGCGACGAGGCGGCGCGGGCGCTCGGCGTACCGGTCGAACTGACCCGGATCGGGGTCCTGCTGGTCGGCGTCGGCCTGACCGCCACCGCGACCGCCTCGGCCGGACCGATCGCGTTCATCGCCCTCACCGCCCCGCAGTTGGCCCGCCGGCTGACCCGCGACGGCGGGCCGAACGTGCTCCCGGCCGCGTTCATGGGCGCCGCCCTCCTGGTCGCCAGCGACCTGGCCGCGCAGCGCCTGTTCCACCCCGTCACCCTGCCGGTCGGGGTGCTGACCGCCGGCATCGGCGGGCTCTATCTGGCCTGGCTGCTCGCCGGGCAATGGCGGAAGGGACTCGGATGACCGGCTCGACCAACACCCTGAACCCGGCGGCCGGCGCCGCCCCCGGCACGACCCGGCTGAGCTGCGCCGACGCCACCCTCGCGTACGACCAGCGGGTGGTCGCCGAGGCGTTGAGCGTGGCCATCCCCGACCACTCGTTCACCGTCCTGGTCGGACCGAACGGCTGCGGCAAGTCCACCCTGCTGCGGGCGCTCGCCCGGCTGCTGACCCCCCGCCGGGGCACCGTCCACCTCGACGGCCGGTCGATCCACGAACTGCGGGCCAAGGAGGTCGCCCGCCGGCTCGGGCTGCTGCCGCAGACGACCGTCGCACCGGACGGCATCACCGTGCTCGACCTGGTCGCCCGGGGCCGGTACCCGCACCAGGGGCTGCTGCGCCAGTGGTCACCGGCGGACGAGAGCGCGGTCGCGGACGCGATGGCCGCGACCAACGTCACCGACCTCGCCGGCCGGTACGTCGACGAGCTCTCCGGCGGCCAGCGGCAACGGGTGTGGCTGGCCATGGCCCTGGCCCAGCAGACCCCGATCCTGCTGCTGGACGAGCCGACCACGTTCCTCGACATCGCCCACCAGATCGAGGTCCTCGACCTGGTCGCCCGGCTCCGCGAGGAGCAGGGCCACACCCTGGTCGCGGTCCTGCACGACCTCAACCACGCCTGCCGGTACGCCACCCACCTGATCGCCATGCGCGACGGGCGGGTGGTGGCCCAGGGCCCACCGGCCGACATCATCACCGCCGACCTGGTCGAAGAGGTCTTCGGCCTGCCGTGCCGGGTGATCACCGACCCCGAGTCCGGCACCCCGCTGATCATCCCCAGAGCGCGCCGAGCCGCACGGCCGTAGTCGCTCGAACCCCCTCACCAACCGCACGTCCACTACGACTGGGAGAACCATGTCCAAGCACCTTCTGACCCGGCGCGGATTCCTGCGCGGTGCCGGCGCCACCGGCGTACTGCTCGGCCTGGCCGCCTGCGGGAACTCCGGCGACAAGCCCGGCGCCGGCGGTCCATCCGGGGCGGCGCAGCCGTTCCGGTACACCGACGGCCGTGGGATCACCGTGGACCTGGCCAGCCGGCCGCAGCGGGTGGTCGCGCAGAGCAGCGCCGCCGCCGCCCTCTGGGACGCCGGTTACCAGGTGACCGGGGTGTACGGCGAACTGGGCCTCACCGACGGCAAGCTCAACTACCAGGCCGGCAACATCGACCTGAGCAAGGTCGAGGTCGTCGGCAAGACGTGGGGTGAGTTCAACCTGGAGCGGTACGCCGCCCTGCGCCCCGAACTGCTGGTCGACCTGTCGTTCGACGACAAGACCCTCTGGTACGTCCCGGAGGCCAGTGCCGACAAGGTGTTCGGGCTCGCGCCGTCGATCGGGATGAAGATGCCCGGCCTCGACCTGCCGGCCATCATCGACAACTTCATGGCGCTCGCCGTCCAACTCGGTGCCGACCCCGACGCCGCACCCGTCAAGGCCGCCCGGTCGGAGTTCGACGCGGCGGTCGCCGACGTCAGGACCGCCGTTGCGGCAAAGCCCGGTCTGCGGGTGCTGGCCGTCTCCCGCGATGCCACCAAGCTCTACATCGCCGACCCGAAGATGCACCCCGACCTGAAGCACCTGGCGTCGCTCGGCGTCCAGTTCGTACCCACGGCGAAGCCGCTCGGCCCCGGCCAGTACTTCGAGGAGGTGAGCTGGGAGCAGGCTGCCTCGTACCCCGCCGACGCGATCATCTACGACGGCCGCGAGGTCCCCGCCATGGCCGACACCGTCAGCAAGATCGCCACCTGGACCAACCTGCCCGCGGTCAAGGCCGGTCAGGTCTACCCGTGGCAGACGGCCGCGCCGTACAGCTTCGCGGCCAACGCCCCGATCTACCGGGACGTCGTGGGCTGGCTGAACAAGGCAAAGCCGCTGGGCTGAGCGCCGTACTCCGCCGGCGGCCGGGGTCAGCGGCCCGCCGGCGGGCCGATGCCGTACGGCCGGCTGGCCGATCGCCGTACGCGACCCGCGCGGGGTCAGTGGCCGTACGGCAGGTCGATCAGCCGGTCGTCGGTGACCTCCGGTGCCGGGGCCCAGGACTCGTAGATGCCACGCTCGTAACACTGCGCGCCGCAGGCCGCCACGCTGTCCGGGTTCGGTCGGCACAGCCGCAACCGCAGCCAACCGGTCTCCTCGCCGAGGACCAGGCAGAGCACACCCCGCCAGGTGGCGTACCGGGCCCGGCGACGGACCCCCTCGACCGGGTAACGCGCCGCCCGGGTCATCGCCAGCACCCGGAACCCGCCGGGCAGGTCGGCGATCGCCTCGTACTCCTGGCCGTGGTAGTCGCCGACGAGCTGGGTGGTCCGCGCGGTCTCGCCGATCGGGAGGTACTCCTGGTCCGGCGAGATGCCCGGCACCGAGGCCAGCAGGTGCCGCCACCGCGGACCGGCCATCCGCAGCCACGCCCGCTGCTCCGGCTGGTACGTGTAGAGCACCACCTCGTCACCGGCCGGCGAGTACGCCACCAGGGCCGCGTTCGCCGGCAACGGCAGGTCGGCCATGTCCCGGGTGACGAACTCCGGGATCAGGTGCCGCCCGCTCGGGGTGAACCCGGTCCCCAGCACCGGCGGCCCGACCCGGTCGTGCGGCGGGATCGCCACCAGGCCGGCGTGCCGTTCACCACCGGGTACGTCGTAGTCGAGCGGGTCGATCGCCCGCCAGCGCAGCGCGTACGCGGCGACCTCCTGCCCCTCCCGGCCCCCCTCCGGGTCGGTACGCAGCAGCGACAGGTCCTCCGGCGTACGGAGGTGGGCGATGTCGTACTCGCGGTAGCAGAACCCGTACGGCAGCCACCCGCGCAGGTGCCCGGCGAGTTGCCGGGCGGAGAGCACCTTGACCATCGGGGTGCCCCGGCGGACCAGGGCCGAGGCGCGCACGCTCGCCAGGACCGGGTCGGCGGCGCCGGCCGTGGTCTGACTGAGCTGGTGGATGTCCGCCCAGTTCCGGGCCCGGTTCAGCGGCGCCATCAGCGGCGGCTCCAGCTCCGGGTCACCGCCCGACCTTGGTCCGTACACGGCGCTGACCTCGCTGGCGTGCACGAACCGGTGCCACGGCCGGCGGGCGTCCGGGCGCGGGTCGCGGCTGAATCCGGGCAGCTCGTCGGCGCTGAACAGCTCGTACGCCGCACCTCGGGCAAGTTCCTCGGCCGGGTGGTTGACGCCGGCGTGTGTCACCACCAGCCCGGCTGGTGCCTCGGGCACGTCCCGTGTCTGCGGGGTGACACTCATGCGCGCGACGCTAGGAGGGCTCGGTGCCGTTCAGGTAAACGCCGGGTAACCGGCAGGGAGTACGACCGAAGGATGGTCGATGCCGGCTCAACGGCCAGCCGGCGCCGACCGGGCGGCCAAGTCATGATCGGCTCTCCGGGTACGCCCGAGGTGGTCGGGGCCGGTATGTGATGCTGACGGCGATGACTGAGCCGACCGAATCCCGCCGCCAGCGGGCCGCCCGCCGGGCCGGGGAGTTCCCGCCCGCGCCCGAGCCGCTGCCCCTGCCGGTGCTGGACAGCCACACCCACCTCGACATCACCGTCACCGAATCCGGCACCCCCGGAGGACCCCCAAACGACCCCACCGCCAACCCCGCCCCCAACCCCACCGCCAACCCCACCGCCAACCCCACCGCCAACCCCGCCCCCCACCCGGACCCCCACCCGGACCCCCTTCCGGGGATCCGGTTAATCGCCTCATCGAGGTTGCCGCCGCCGCCGGGGTGGACCGGCTGGTCCAGGTCGGTACCGATGTGGAGTCGTCCCGCTGGGGCGCCGAGGCAGCCGTCAGGTACCCGGCCGTCCTCGCCACCGTCGCCCTGCACCCCAACGACGCCCCGCGCCTGCCCGACCTCGACGCGGCACTGCGCGAGATCGAGGCGCTCGCCGGCCAGGACCGGGTACGCGGCATCGGCGAGACCGGGCTGGACTTCTTCCGTACCGGCGACGAGGGGCGGGCGGCGCAGGAGGAGAGCTTCCGGGCGCACATCGACATCGCCAAGCGGTACAACAAGGCGCTGGTCATCCACGACCGCGACGCGCACGCCGAGGTCCTGCGGGTGCTCGATGAGGAGGGCGCACCGGCGACCGTTGTGCTGCACTGCTTCTCCGGCGACGAGGAGTTCGCGGCCGAGTGCGTGCGACGCGGTTACCTGCTGAGTTTCGCCGGGACGGTCACCTTCGGCAACGCGGGCGGGTTGCGCGCGGCGGCCAAGGTGACCCCATTGGACCAGCTCCTGGTGGAGACCGACGCGCCGTACCTGACGCCGACGCCGTACCGGGGGCGACCGAACGCCTCGTACCTGATCCCGTTGACGGTCCGTGCCCTGGCCGAGGCCAACGGCGCAGACCTCGACGAGCTGTGCGCGGCGATCTCCGCCAACGGAAACCGGGTCTTCGGCCCCTGGTGACAACCGGGGACCCCGTCGGTCGGGGTCAGGAGCGGCGGGCCGGCACCCTCGGCGTACGGCGTCCACCACGGACTCCCCGGGGGCGGGGGAGCGCCTCCTCGGCAGCGGCGTCGGTGGCGGTACCGGGGGTGGTACGGGCGGTCGGCCCGGTGCCGGGGCGACCGGCCGTCCACGGGGTGAGGACAAAACCGCGCTTCACGGTGAGCAGTTCCACCCCGGCGCTCCAGGACCGTACGCCGTCGATCCGGGCCAGTGTCCGGGTGGTGAACTCCAGCACGTCGGCGTGGGTCGGCAGGATCACCTCGCACATCAGCGACTCCTGCCCGAGGGTCGCCGCGACGTAGCGCACCCCGGTCAGCGCGGCGAGCTCGTGCGCCACCGCCTCCAGCCGGGCCGGGGTGACCGAGAGCCAGAACAGCAACTCCGCCTCGAACCCGAGCGCCGCCGCCGGCACCAGGGTGATCACCTGTACGCACCCGGCACCGTGGAGTGCCTCGAACCGCCGCCGTACGGTGCTCTCGCTGATCCCGAGGCCGAGCGCGACCGCGTGGAAACTGGTCCGCCCGTCGTGCCGGAGAGCGGCGACGATCCGTTCGTCCACCTCGTCGAGGTGGTCCGGTGGACAGTCGTGCACCGGCGGCGTCGGCGGCCGGCCGTCGTCCCCGAGCAGCCGGCGACTCCACTCGTGGTCCGACTTGTACGTGTGCAGCAGCAGGTCGGCGATGGTCGCCTGCACCCCCGGGATCCGCTGCACCGCGCTGAGCACGCTGTGCATGCTGGTCCCCCGGGGCACCAGGAGCTCGGCGACCAGGTCGTGGGCACCGGTCAGCACGGCGACGAA of the Micromonospora sp. NBC_01796 genome contains:
- a CDS encoding AfsR/SARP family transcriptional regulator, with product MPGGSQLAVEFRLLGDVEARVGGLPVDLGHARQRTVLAALLIEANRTVPVDQLLYRVWDEQSPQRARSALYSYLSRLRRCLVEADGVTISRQSGGYLLTVSPSAVDLHHFRHLIGQARSAGDEQALALLDEALGLWRGEAFAELDTPWLNSLRETLAQERFGAELERAEAALRLGQHARMLPELSTLARSHPLDERLAGQLMLALYRSGRQADALAHYQRTRQLLVDELGTDPGPALQARQRQILEAEPSLDPPPTTIEPAATRAPVPRQLPARPPLFIGRSAELVALTTPDDTRLWVICGTGGVGKTWLVSRWAHDNLWRFPDGQLWVNLRGFEPAATAVPPSTAVRGILDALGVPAGSVPTDLDAQIGLYRSLVAEKRMLIVLDNARDAEQVRPLLPGGAGCLVLVTSRNQMSGLVATEAARSLTLDLLTADESRALLAGRLGIERVSAEPEAVDRIVAGCARLSLALAVVAARAASHPGFPLADLAAELHNPDGALDAFDSGDPLLDVRAALSWSYRAISPPAARVFRLLGLHPGPDISVPAVASLAGLPINRVRPLLAELSRAHLIAEQSPGRYACHDLLRAYATELGQADDPEPERHRALRRLIEHYLHTAYRAAQLLDPHRDPIDPDPPGRDVAVERPDDYEAAMGWLTAEHPVLVAVIGQAAEHGFDTRAWQLAWSMVTYFDRRGHWHDRLAIQHAALASAARLGDLPMQAISHRDLARAYTLLGRYPDAHRHLREAFDLLGLLGDHVGQAHTHLNLSMVYQQQGELHEAIRHDLLSLDLYRATGHQSGEANALNNTGWHYAQVGDYPQALDYCEKALVLHEEIGNRVGEANTWDSLGFVHHHTGDYTRAAACFQHAIDLARTLGTRYGEAEALHHLGDTRLAGGDPVAARAAWRQARTILLDIGHPEAEDVAAKLDSSEPL
- a CDS encoding iron chelate uptake ABC transporter family permease subunit encodes the protein MSTEVALPIAVPPQPPPQQSPSLRRAAVGWRLTGLVVALAVVVLVALTSLAVGAKPIAFDTVVHQLLHYDGSDDGVIVRSLRIPRTLLGLAVGAALGLAGALMQALTRNPLADPGLLGVNAGAAAAVVTAIGVLGVTSPLGYVWFALLGAALAATVVYLLGSRGRSAATAVRLTLAGTAITAALTGYISGLVLLDPQTFNGYRFWSVGSLAGRDASVLTAVGPFLLVGAACALALARPLNALALGEESGRALGAHLGRTRAVGVVAVTLLCGAATAALGPVAFVGLTIPHIARALVGPDQRWILPYSMVLAPILLLGADIIGRVIARPGEVEVGIVTAFLGAPVLVALVRRTRVAQP
- a CDS encoding FecCD family ABC transporter permease, with amino-acid sequence MTAAPPEPATVPVPPRTPLPPTRRVRALGGRITLRVDRRSVLVCATLALVVVVVAVFTLGTGDYPIPAVDVVRTLLGHGTPAQDFIVQTLRLPRLLTAVLVGVALGIGGALFQSMSRNPLGSPDIVGFDTGAATGALVVILLIGGDGAQVALGAVIGGIATAMLVYLLAAKRGTPGFRLILIGIAIGALLLAVNSYLITRAELTDARQAHLWLTGSLDGRGWEQVRPLAVVVLVLLPLAVMLGRGLRMLELGDEAARALGVPVELTRIGVLLVGVGLTATATASAGPIAFIALTAPQLARRLTRDGGPNVLPAAFMGAALLVASDLAAQRLFHPVTLPVGVLTAGIGGLYLAWLLAGQWRKGLG
- a CDS encoding ABC transporter substrate-binding protein yields the protein MSKHLLTRRGFLRGAGATGVLLGLAACGNSGDKPGAGGPSGAAQPFRYTDGRGITVDLASRPQRVVAQSSAAAALWDAGYQVTGVYGELGLTDGKLNYQAGNIDLSKVEVVGKTWGEFNLERYAALRPELLVDLSFDDKTLWYVPEASADKVFGLAPSIGMKMPGLDLPAIIDNFMALAVQLGADPDAAPVKAARSEFDAAVADVRTAVAAKPGLRVLAVSRDATKLYIADPKMHPDLKHLASLGVQFVPTAKPLGPGQYFEEVSWEQAASYPADAIIYDGREVPAMADTVSKIATWTNLPAVKAGQVYPWQTAAPYSFAANAPIYRDVVGWLNKAKPLG
- the metG gene encoding methionine--tRNA ligase, giving the protein MSHVLAAVAWPYANGPRHIGHVSGFGVPSDVFSRYMRMAGHDVLMVSGTDEHGTPIQVQADKEGVSPRELADRYNRVIVEDLHGLGLSYDLFTRTTTGNHYAVVQELFEGLHRNGYIVPKVTMGAISPSTGRTLPDRYIEGTCPICGYDSARGDQCDNCGNQLDPIDLINPRSKINGETPEFIETEHFFLDLPAFAESLARWLDTREGWRTNVLRFSKNLLGDLQPRAITRDLEWGVPIPLDGWRDRNDKRIYVWFDAVIGYLSASIEWARRSGDPQAWRRWWAADGEGKDATGYYFMGKDNIVFHSVIWPALLLGYSGEGDRDGTPGELGRLNLPTEVVSSEFLTMEGRKFSSSRQVVIYVRDFLERYDADALRYFIAVAGPESNDTDFTWAEFLRRNNDELVAGWGNLVNRSISMAAKNFGAIPPVDPAGLTEADEAMLAVARTGFTTVGNLIERHRQKAAIGEAMRVVGEANKYLSEQAPWKLKGEDQKARMGTILHVALQVVSDANTLLTPFLPHSAQQVHELLGGTGVHAPMPSIVQVDDLDGGPSYPVLTGDYTVGARWESTPIEAGRPLATPKPVFRKLDPSIVDEELARFGD
- a CDS encoding ABC transporter ATP-binding protein, which produces MTGSTNTLNPAAGAAPGTTRLSCADATLAYDQRVVAEALSVAIPDHSFTVLVGPNGCGKSTLLRALARLLTPRRGTVHLDGRSIHELRAKEVARRLGLLPQTTVAPDGITVLDLVARGRYPHQGLLRQWSPADESAVADAMAATNVTDLAGRYVDELSGGQRQRVWLAMALAQQTPILLLDEPTTFLDIAHQIEVLDLVARLREEQGHTLVAVLHDLNHACRYATHLIAMRDGRVVAQGPPADIITADLVEEVFGLPCRVITDPESGTPLIIPRARRAARP